ATCCCATAGATCCTGTCGATGGCTCTCTTGCATTGGGTCCTCAACTCAACAGCATTGAATATCCTAAGCCGGTTCCTGAGTTATCTCGAGAGTTCTTACTCAACGTGACAGACTTGCAAAACCATGTGTTAATCTATGTGATTTCATGGAACTACGTCAATAGGTGGATTATCAAGTATCTCTACTTCAAGgatgaatttttcagcacGTTTGTATTTATGGTGACGTTTTGTTTGGCATTGtttctctgtttctttggCACGCCACTACTTTTGCTGCTTCTCCCCGTGCTTAAAGTGGCTGCAGTGGCTTTAGTTTGGTGTTTTACCGTTGCCTTGCATCCTAAAAACCGTACTCAGATTCTCGAGTGGATGTATTCAGAGGATACTCGTCTTCGTGTCCTCACGATGACCAACAGACTCGATTCAAAGCTTGCTAAGGAGCTTGACTGGCGGGAATCTAAGGAGATCTGTCAGTTGGAGATTTTTGAACTTCAAGTAATGGACTCAGAAAGTAAGATTTGGCAGCCTGTGTGCTTTACAGACGACATATACCCTATGAATTCATATATAAGGTTGAGCAATATGCCTATCAATGGATGTTCCAGCCTTTCGAATATATCTCCTCCTGAGGGGTGGAGATTCATTGATGAGAAAAGCGTTGGCTCTTCTCACAAGATGACCAAATCTTCCTCTGCCTTCTCTCAGCTTGGGAAAAGTAATGAGGATGAGAGTGGCAATGCAGCAGCGGAATTTACTGATTTCAAAGTTACTGCTGCTACCATCTCTGCCTTAACTCCAGCGTCTACTCCCGATCTATCGACACTTAAACGGCATAGGAAGACACCATCCAACGAGAAAGGTGGATTCAGTGCCGCTAAAGCATTGGACGGATGGTACTTAGACCTTCGGCCGAACAGCTGGGTCCAGCAGAATTATCTGGATGGGGTCTTAGatgtggatgaagatagtaAATGGTGTTATGATAAGGTGAGCACTGAAAGTGGTGCGACAATCCGCGGAGATTTCCGAAGAAGACGTTGGATTAGATACTGCATTCGGAGCATTTGGTCCGAAGAGATTAACGACGATATTGGTGATCAAAGTAATGTGGAAGAGGACTTTGAGAGAAGCCAGattgaggatgataatGAGGATGATTATGTTGGTAATGATACGAAATAGAATTCATATTATGCTTTTATGTTTTAATTATCGTAACTATGGAAGATTTCGAAGAGAACGTTTTGTCATCTATGCTGACTGAGTTCTTGAACGAGTCGTCGCTCATGGCGACAACGAGTAGGCCTGATTGGCTGTCGTAGCACATTTTGGACACTCCTAAGGGAAGGTTTTTGTATTGCTTGACTCTCTTTTTGGTAAGATAGTCCCACATGCACACGCGACGATCAACATTGGATCCTCCCGTAAAGAAACGGGTGCTATCATGGAAAACGATGTCATTAATAGGACCCACGAATTCGACGTCGTCTGCCAAAACGGTACGGTGACATTTGAACGTGTATTTAGATGATGGGACCTGGACATCCTGGTTGAATGTTTCGACCGACACCTTTCCCTCCATAGAGCCTTGTGTGTAACCCTTGCAGCCTGGAATCATGCAAATGCATGTAGTTAGAGGGTATTTGAACGTAGAATCGTCCTCTTTAACCGGTTGGTCGACCTTCCTGAGGTCGTAAACAACGTTTTGACCTGTAGATAATGCGTAAACTGCATAATTGTCTATGGAATCCATCGCTTGAACCTTCTCCTTGAAGTGTAATTGAATACCTCCTTGAGAACCTTCCGGAAGTAGCCAACCAGAATGATCCCAAGATCCGGAAAGAACCAGTTTACGATAGGAGTTATAGACAAGGCATTGAACGCCGGATTCATGGACAAAGGATGAGTTTTGTTGGAGCACTCTTTTCACTGGGTCTATGCTGTATATCTGCCCTGTTAATGAACCAACTACAAGTTTTTCAGCAGTACCATTTATCAAACAAGAGTCGAGAGCACAATCATAGAATCCATCCACTACACTGGCAGGTTTACTTGTCTCAGAAAGTTCGTTGTAGTGAGCTATTCgtcctttgaaagaggtgATGTAAAGTCCAGGAGAATCGCTGTTCGAAGCCGAAAGATTGAGTGAGGTGATATGATCCTCcggaggagaaagaagttggacTAGGAAACGAACAATGAGTTAGTAAAGAGGCAAGTTTGTACAAGGTCTTCATACTTACAGGAGTCGCCCGGCATGTGTACTCAGGCCTGGAGCAGtgggaagaagaggatatGGAGAAGCAAGTGAGGCAGGGAGAAGCAAGTGAGGTAGGGAGTTGAAAGACGTTGatgcgtcgatcgacgtAGATATAGTTGTTTTCTTGGTGTGGGATTATGGGATTATTAATAGTACGGGATGACGGACGGGATGGCAAACGGGATGACGAACGGGATGACGAACGGGATGACGAATGGGATGACGAATGGGATGATTGGACTGGTAAATCAAATACAAACTTAAACATCATCAGATATTCAAGAAACTGATAAAATTCGACAAATCGATTGGCAATCTAGTGTTCACATGCCTGCATCCATATAATGCCAGATCTTGAATTCACTTAGCCAGGCCTCGGGAGATCCAGTAGATCTGGCTAAAGTGTGGGGCATCGAGATCtcgaaatttttcaccccACAtgcaagagaagaagccaaCTAGCATCAGCAACAGTCACTTCAGCAACAAATCCAAAATATCTACAGTACCTTGTGAATCTTGGCATTATTCTGCCTTACAACGTTGAAACTAAAGACAATCGACCCTATTTAATCCTACAATCTTTGAAGCCATAATTGACCAATCATCAATCGATAAGCGCGATTCGACGTTTTCTCAAATGCATGGATTTCCCCCACTTAAATCATTTCCATCATTGATCCGtcttttcttgagaaaAGGTTGGCTGTACTTCTCatcactcttcttcaacttccaGTCGCTTACGTTGGTCATTAGAGTTTCATTGTTCtattattcttctttactttcAAAACTagactttcttttttacattttctttctttctttctctttactGTTCTAATATTCACCGTTACACTATTCTATTCACCATGCTTGGTCCCAAAACAACTCTTGTGGCCAGAAGATTTTTTATGAAATgcagtttgaagaataagaacTCATTTACTGCTGCTCGATTTGGTAATCGATACTattcaaattcaaggaCTGATGCAAAGCAACATTATTCACCTTACTGGTTGTCCTCTGCTGCGATTATAGCCTCCATATTCGGTCTTTACCACTGGCAGCTTGACAACTCGAATATTTCTAATGATTCTTTTCTcaaagaggagaagaagcacaCAAATAAGATTCCGGTGTCGGAATTTGTCAAGCACAATAAAAGAGACGATTGCTGGATCGCTATAAACGGAAAGGTTTACGATATGACAGAATTTATCCCCAATCATCCCGGCGGACAGAAGGTGCTTATTCAGAATGCTGGCTATGATGCCACTGAGATATTCACTCCAATCCATCCGAAAGGCACCATTGAAAAgtatcttccaaagaagaaattcatTGGATATCTCGATGGTGAAGCACCAGTTCTTACTAAGAAGGCAGATCCTAATGAGGAGATGCACTTGAATAATTTGGATCATATGCCTGCACTATCGTCGATCCAAAATGTTCACGACTTTGAGTATCTATCGAGGAATATATTACCAA
This region of Brettanomyces nanus chromosome 2, complete sequence genomic DNA includes:
- a CDS encoding uncharacterized protein (EggNog:ENOG41), which encodes MANSVASPVNEGLSDKPDPTNHSETSSILNSTATTSSYPYFASTSSLLHHHVMPSNSNTDRLTKSTSSFLDELFGTGKSKTEGSTPKKSLGGGKASKKPNKRSKSPATKGSFAGARGDSSVSTAISGISPVSNIVSSTEIGNPDSAEGLVQTYTQQMADKFMQRIINMAMPNTTTQDERELESVLSRIEMQKSRPPLNVQAISKNSIALLQRLSIPFCIIDQIIVIFNWSNPVYTLSLLFLTTLMILKPITIVTFPLFMLCYQVILPAFIRRHPIDPVDGSLALGPQLNSIEYPKPVPELSREFLLNVTDLQNHVLIYVISWNYVNRWIIKYLYFKDEFFSTFVFMVTFCLALFLCFFGTPLLLLLLPVLKVAAVALVWCFTVALHPKNRTQILEWMYSEDTRLRVLTMTNRLDSKLAKELDWRESKEICQLEIFELQVMDSESKIWQPVCFTDDIYPMNSYIRLSNMPINGCSSLSNISPPEGWRFIDEKSVGSSHKMTKSSSAFSQLGKSNEDESGNAAAEFTDFKVTAATISALTPASTPDLSTLKRHRKTPSNEKGGFSAAKALDGWYLDLRPNSWVQQNYLDGVLDVDEDSKWCYDKVSTESGATIRGDFRRRRWIRYCIRSIWSEEINDDIGDQSNVEEDFERSQIEDDNEDDYVGNDTK